The following are encoded together in the Kwoniella newhampshirensis strain CBS 13917 chromosome 7, whole genome shotgun sequence genome:
- a CDS encoding hydroxyethylthiazole kinase, with protein sequence MVKVDIDYSVYLVTGREFLPPGKDYYESLEESLQGGVTLVQVREKDADTGEFIEVARRTKDVCDRYNVPVLINDRIDVHLAVGTAGIHIGQTDCPIPLARQLVGPDAIIGISIGKVEEAHKAIDQGADYVGIGAVWPTGSKDVRNKKMLGPEGVGEILDILGGTGIKSVAIGGIHLPNLAQLLHASISPISANHLDGIAIISDIVASETPKEAARALRDLVGSFKRVRKTLPDPMAIFGIPTKRDLTVDGLVTGVMELIRVVKRETPLVHQMTNTVVVNDSANVTLAIGASPIMSTHPRDVADLSPAIGALLINFGTISDKEGMLVAGRQANVNRKPIVFDPVAIGATSYRRETSVDLLSHWQPTIIKGNAAEIGAMAKSTEVASRGVDSVGSGFSDPGAVVKALARKRACIIVLTGESDYISDGSVVLKASNGHSYLGSITGSGCMTGTLIGCFAAAARLDYLSKKEAYEDLSQLVQGDMLLAALSGILVYNVAAEVAAERPDVKGPGTFRAALIDELYNLTPETVKERAKITMLS encoded by the exons ATGGTCAAAGTGGACATCGACTACTCCGTATATCTGGTGACGGGGAGAGAGTTCCTACCACCAGGGAAA GACTACTACGAGAGTCTCGAAGAG TCACTGCAAGGCGGCGTGACACTAGTCCAGGtcagagagaaagatgcGGATACAGGAGAG TTCATCGAAGTAGCTAGACGGACCAAAGATGTCTGTGATAGA TATAACGTCCCTGTTCTCATCAATGATCGCATAGACGTTCATCTAGCTGTCG GAACCGCCGGGATCCATATCGGTCAGACAGACTGTCCCATacctctcgctcgacaACTAGTCGGACCCGATGCTATCATCGGTATATCGATCGGCAAGGTAGAAGAGGCCCATAAAGCCATAGACCAAGGAGCGGATTATGTGGGAATAGGAGCCGTTTGGCCTACTGGTAGTAAAGATGTGAGAAATAAGAAGATGTTGGGACCAGAAGGCGTAGGGGAGATCCTCGATATTCTCGGGGGGACGGGGATAAAGAGCGTTGCTATAG GGGGAATTCACCTTCCCAATCTTGCACAATTGCTCCACGCTTCCATCAGTCCGATATCCGCCAATCACCTCGACGGAATAGCTATCATCTCAGATATAGTAGCCTCTGAAACACCGAAAGAAGCAGCACGAGCACTTCGAGACCTAGTAGGATCTTTCAAGCGAGTGAGGAAGACCCTGCCAGACCCGATGGCCATTTTTGGAATCCCTACGAAGAGAGACTTGACGGTGGACGGTCTTGTGACGGGTGTCATGGAGCTCATACGtgtggtgaagagagagacgcCGCTCGTGcatcag ATGACAAACACTGTTGTCGTTAATGATTCAGCGAATGTCACGCTTGCCATAGGAGCATCCCCAATCATGTCAACCCATCCTCGAGACGTGGCAGATCTCAGTCCGGCGATCGGAGCCCTGCTCATCAACTTTGG GACTATCTCGGATAAGGAGGGTATGCTCGTCGCTGGTCGACAAGCAAACGTCAATCGAAAAcccatcgtcttcgaccCTGTTGCAATCGGCGCCACATCATATCGAAGAGAAACGTCCGTTG ACCTGCTGTCACACTGGCAACCCACGATCATAAAGGGTAATGCAGCTGAGATTGGGGCAATGGCCAAATCTACTGAAGTGGCCAGTCGGGGTGTTGATTCTGTTGGCTCTGGGTTTTCCGATCCGGGAGCTGTCGTCAAAGCTCTTGCGAGAAAGAGGG CctgcatcatcgtcctGACTGGCGAAAGCGATTACATCTCGGACGGGTCCGTGGTCTTGAAAGCGTCCAATGGGCATTCGTACCTCGGGAGCATCACCGGGTCAGGCTGTATGACCGGTACTTTGATAGGTTGTTTTGCGGCTGCGGCAAGGCTTGACTATCTATCCAAAAAAGAGGCATATGAGGACCTCTCACAATTGGTCCAAGGAGATATGTTGTTGGCAGCTTTGTCGGG GATCCTGGTGTACAATGTCGCTGCAGAAGTGGCGGCAGAGAGACCTGATGTCAAAGGTCCTGGAACGTTCAGAGCAGCGCTGATAGATGAGCTGTACAACCTTACTCCGGAAACAGTGAAAGAGCGTGCAAAGATCACGATGCTCTCAtaa